A stretch of Flavobacterium sp. N1994 DNA encodes these proteins:
- a CDS encoding porin family protein has protein sequence MKKIILTVAAVFALSFANAQDKKESSVGFAKGDVYLTGAFSFSNDKDAAGVKTDGLTVAPGIGYFLTDKVALVGNLEYMSSKDASGAKTTGFGLHAGVKYFWTPASQFSLSIGGELGYDTEKNDVTNVKINTIGLNVPVGLNYFVSNSFALTSTWGGLNYSSAKADGGEAATKLGLNLDMSSIKFGLLYKL, from the coding sequence ATGAAAAAAATTATTTTAACAGTAGCTGCAGTATTCGCTTTATCGTTTGCTAACGCTCAAGACAAAAAAGAAAGTTCAGTAGGATTTGCTAAAGGTGATGTTTACTTAACAGGTGCATTCAGTTTTTCAAATGACAAAGATGCTGCTGGAGTTAAAACAGATGGTTTAACAGTTGCTCCTGGTATTGGTTATTTTTTAACTGACAAAGTTGCTTTAGTTGGAAATTTAGAGTACATGTCATCAAAAGATGCTTCTGGAGCTAAAACTACAGGTTTTGGTTTACATGCAGGTGTTAAATATTTCTGGACACCAGCAAGTCAATTCTCTTTATCAATTGGTGGTGAATTAGGTTATGACACTGAAAAAAATGATGTAACTAATGTAAAAATTAACACAATTGGTCTTAATGTACCAGTAGGTTTGAATTATTTCGTATCTAATAGTTTTGCTCTTACTTCAACATGGGGTGGTCTAAACTATTCATCTGCTAAAGCTGATGGTGGTGAAGCTGCAACTAAATTAGGATTAAATTTAGACATGTCATCTATCAAATTTGGTTTACTTTACAAATTGTAA
- a CDS encoding porin family protein, whose amino-acid sequence MKKIILTMAAVLALTFANAQKKGDSSDGMKFGVKGGLDLVSVKYNGGGSESLTGFFVGGFAEFSIADQFTLQPGLNYHTATKSVNGVDVKANFLSIPVLVKYQIAEKFNVLAGPSLYYSLESNDTDKTRFNLDLGASYDITDNFFVEPRYSVGLSGDAKVSHFLIGVGYKF is encoded by the coding sequence ATGAAAAAAATTATTTTAACAATGGCAGCTGTTTTAGCATTAACTTTTGCTAATGCACAAAAAAAAGGTGATTCAAGTGATGGTATGAAGTTTGGTGTTAAAGGTGGATTGGATTTAGTTTCTGTTAAATACAATGGTGGAGGCTCAGAGTCATTAACAGGGTTTTTTGTTGGTGGTTTTGCCGAATTTAGTATTGCAGATCAATTTACATTACAACCTGGGCTTAATTATCATACCGCTACAAAATCAGTTAATGGAGTCGATGTAAAAGCAAATTTTTTAAGTATTCCAGTTTTGGTAAAATATCAAATTGCTGAGAAATTTAATGTTTTAGCTGGTCCTTCTTTGTATTATAGTTTAGAATCTAATGATACGGATAAAACAAGATTTAATCTTGATTTAGGAGCTTCTTATGATATTACTGATAATTTCTTTGTTGAACCAAGATATTCAGTTGGTTTATCAGGTGATGCAAAAGTCAGTCACTTTTTGATTGGAGTTGGATATAAATTCTAA
- a CDS encoding DUF5686 and carboxypeptidase regulatory-like domain-containing protein, giving the protein MKKITFILFLLISLSCYSQIKGRVTDGKGIPLAFVNIFEENTYNGTTTNEQGKFELNIRVPGKHIVIFQYLGYQTAKRIIDLDKASETIDVVMLEENITLNEVVINTKENPANEIIRNAIKNKKDNSEKTARYKSDFYSRGIIRLKDAPKTIMGQKFDFFDEILDSTRSGIIYLSETVSKITYQKPDKMKEVIIASKVSGKDNGFSFNNAASVNFDCYENYLPFQINVVSPIADNAFNYYKYKFEGSFFSENKQQINKIKVTPRRDTEPAMEGYIYIVDDTFAIYATDLSIKGSQMQTPVIDQLTLKQSYSYNSVNKIWVKNTQTLDFIAGMIGIKVNGRFTYVYSNFEFEKEFAKKTFTNEILSFQQNANKKEDAFWNTIRPVPLTEEESKDYVKKDILQTKKKSLKYLDSIDAKHNKFKITDILTGYSYKNSFKKWSIDYDSPLTSIAFNTVQGWKLNAGLSYTKRNEEKRTFTRVGSRFDYGFSENKLRATANFTHKFNNINNSIVTINGGSAVAQFNGNNPISNAVNTVSTLFFKNNFMKLYEKNFVTTSFTREIVNGIYVNASAEYAERKPLYNTTNQSVIKSNDLYTSNNPLDPTNETTAAIVKNNLVKTNVAFRFNFGQKYLSRPDGKYNIPNEDYPSLTLGYEKAFAATDKNNEYDFVAGKIDYELTLGNKGTLQMVFKGGKFFNADNISFVDYRHFNGNLTHIGQADTYTNVFNLLPYYVASTNKSYSETHIEHNDKGYFMNKIPLLKYLQSQLVLGFHNLAVPDRKPYQEFSVGLDNLGFGKYRLLRIDYVRGYQNGYQGDGVIFGLKFLNVLE; this is encoded by the coding sequence ATGAAAAAAATTACTTTTATCCTATTTCTATTGATTTCCCTTAGTTGCTATTCACAAATCAAAGGCCGTGTTACTGATGGAAAAGGAATTCCACTAGCCTTTGTCAACATCTTTGAAGAGAATACCTATAATGGTACTACTACTAATGAGCAAGGAAAATTTGAATTGAACATTAGAGTCCCAGGAAAACATATTGTTATTTTTCAATACTTGGGTTACCAAACAGCCAAACGTATTATCGACCTAGATAAAGCATCTGAAACAATTGATGTCGTAATGCTAGAAGAAAACATCACTTTGAATGAAGTGGTAATCAATACTAAAGAAAATCCAGCTAATGAAATCATTCGGAATGCGATTAAAAACAAAAAAGACAACTCCGAAAAGACAGCTCGCTATAAATCCGATTTCTATTCACGAGGTATTATCCGTTTGAAAGACGCTCCGAAAACCATCATGGGACAAAAGTTTGATTTCTTTGATGAAATATTAGACTCTACCAGAAGTGGCATCATTTACCTTTCGGAGACGGTTTCTAAGATTACTTACCAGAAACCAGATAAGATGAAAGAAGTTATTATTGCTTCAAAAGTCAGCGGAAAAGACAATGGTTTTAGTTTTAACAATGCGGCTTCGGTTAATTTTGATTGTTACGAAAATTATCTTCCGTTTCAAATTAATGTGGTCTCTCCTATTGCCGACAATGCGTTCAATTATTACAAATACAAATTTGAAGGTTCCTTCTTTTCAGAAAACAAACAACAAATCAATAAAATAAAAGTAACGCCACGTCGCGATACAGAACCGGCTATGGAAGGCTATATCTATATTGTAGATGATACTTTTGCCATTTACGCCACCGATTTATCTATCAAAGGGAGTCAAATGCAAACGCCAGTTATTGATCAGCTAACTTTAAAACAAAGCTATAGTTACAATTCGGTAAATAAAATTTGGGTCAAAAACACACAAACACTCGACTTTATAGCAGGGATGATAGGCATCAAAGTGAATGGCCGATTTACTTATGTCTATTCGAATTTTGAATTTGAAAAGGAGTTTGCCAAAAAAACATTCACTAATGAAATCCTATCTTTTCAGCAAAATGCCAATAAAAAAGAAGATGCTTTTTGGAATACCATCCGCCCTGTACCTTTGACTGAGGAAGAATCAAAGGACTATGTGAAGAAAGATATTTTACAAACCAAAAAGAAATCATTAAAATACCTCGACTCTATTGATGCCAAACACAACAAATTTAAAATCACAGATATCCTCACAGGCTATAGTTATAAAAACTCATTCAAAAAATGGTCTATAGATTATGACAGTCCGCTTACCTCAATTGCTTTCAATACAGTACAAGGTTGGAAATTGAATGCTGGTTTATCGTATACCAAACGCAACGAAGAAAAAAGAACCTTTACCCGAGTTGGTTCTCGCTTTGACTATGGCTTCTCAGAAAACAAGTTGCGAGCTACTGCCAATTTTACACACAAATTCAACAACATCAATAACAGCATCGTTACTATAAACGGAGGAAGTGCTGTGGCGCAATTTAATGGCAACAATCCTATTTCAAATGCAGTGAATACGGTGAGTACCCTTTTCTTCAAAAATAATTTTATGAAATTGTATGAAAAGAATTTTGTGACCACTTCTTTTACCAGGGAAATAGTTAATGGAATTTATGTAAATGCCAGTGCCGAATATGCCGAGCGCAAACCCTTATACAATACCACTAATCAATCGGTAATTAAGAGCAATGATTTGTATACTTCTAACAATCCGCTTGATCCTACTAACGAAACTACGGCTGCAATTGTAAAAAACAATTTGGTTAAAACCAATGTGGCTTTTCGCTTTAATTTTGGGCAAAAATACTTATCCAGACCCGATGGAAAATACAACATACCAAATGAGGATTATCCATCCTTAACCTTAGGATATGAAAAAGCATTTGCCGCCACCGATAAAAATAACGAATACGATTTTGTAGCAGGAAAAATAGATTACGAACTGACATTGGGCAATAAAGGAACCTTGCAAATGGTTTTCAAAGGAGGTAAGTTTTTCAACGCCGATAATATTTCGTTTGTAGATTACCGTCATTTTAATGGTAACCTAACGCATATTGGTCAGGCTGATACTTATACTAATGTGTTTAATTTATTACCTTATTATGTAGCAAGTACTAATAAGAGTTATAGCGAAACCCATATAGAGCATAATGACAAAGGGTATTTTATGAATAAGATTCCGTTGCTGAAGTACTTGCAATCGCAATTGGTGTTAGGATTTCATAACCTAGCTGTGCCAGATAGAAAGCCTTATCAAGAATTCTCGGTGGGATTAGACAATCTAGGCTTTGGCAAATACCGTCTGCTTAGAATCGATTATGTTCGTGGGTATCAAAACGGGTATCAAGGTGATGGGGTGATTTTTGGATTGAAGTTTTTGAATGTGTTGGAGTAG
- a CDS encoding GxxExxY protein, with the protein MEINDLTEKIIGLAIEVHRHLGPGILESAYKECLFYEIKKNGIHVECEKALPLIYKEIKLEQGYRIDLLIENKLVIELKTVEAFTDVHFAQILTYMKLGNYSTGLLINFNTKMLKQGIKRFRI; encoded by the coding sequence ATGGAAATAAATGATTTAACTGAAAAAATAATTGGCTTAGCAATTGAAGTTCATAGGCATCTTGGTCCAGGGATATTAGAATCTGCTTATAAAGAATGTTTATTCTATGAAATTAAAAAAAATGGAATTCATGTTGAATGTGAAAAAGCATTGCCATTGATTTACAAAGAAATAAAACTAGAACAAGGTTATAGAATTGATTTATTAATAGAAAACAAACTAGTTATTGAACTAAAAACTGTTGAAGCTTTTACCGATGTTCACTTTGCACAAATTCTAACTTATATGAAACTAGGGAATTATTCAACTGGATTATTAATAAATTTCAATACTAAAATGCTAAAACAAGGAATAAAAAGATTTAGAATATAA
- the aroQ gene encoding type II 3-dehydroquinate dehydratase produces the protein MKIIIINGPNLNLLGTREPDVYGAITFETFFKELKNKYPSVELYYFQSNIEGEMIDKIQEVGFSFDGIILNAAAYTHTSIGIGDAVKAVTTPVIEVHISNTFSREPFRHQSYISPNAKGIVIGFGLKSYELALQSFL, from the coding sequence ATGAAAATAATCATCATAAATGGGCCAAATTTAAATCTATTGGGTACACGAGAACCCGATGTTTATGGGGCTATTACATTTGAAACCTTTTTTAAAGAACTTAAAAACAAGTACCCATCAGTTGAACTGTACTACTTTCAAAGCAACATAGAAGGGGAAATGATTGATAAAATTCAGGAAGTTGGATTTTCGTTTGATGGTATTATTTTGAATGCCGCAGCTTATACTCATACTTCTATTGGCATTGGTGATGCCGTAAAAGCTGTAACAACACCAGTGATTGAAGTTCATATTTCCAATACCTTTTCTAGAGAACCTTTTCGTCATCAATCCTATATTTCCCCAAATGCTAAAGGAATCGTCATTGGCTTTGGTTTGAAGAGTTATGAATTAGCGCTTCAGTCTTTTCTTTAA